The Medicago truncatula cultivar Jemalong A17 chromosome 7, MtrunA17r5.0-ANR, whole genome shotgun sequence genome includes the window TCAAAGACAAAAGCTTCAATTTGTAGCTTCAAATTAGAATCAAtctaaacaaaatcaattctaatcaAGAATCTCCAAAcatattaaaatttgatatttgagatatatataattaagaatAAGATTCTCCATGAAAGAACAACTTGTGCCCAAATTTCAATATTGAAAGAAGGACGAGGGATATCAGCAGAACTGGATATGCGGAAGTCCATTACTGAGTAACATGGTTTCATCACCAAATCTCAACTTGaaagaatgaaaaataatgaaggtAACTTCAATAAAGAGAGAGACTTCTAACATGTAtacataaaagaaatttaggtaCGGGTCTATTTGGAAAACCATATATTTGAGCTCATAGTTTATAGGTTATGTATTGTAAGCtcatttaatatattgtttaacatattgattaaatgaaaattgacaCTTCATGTGCTATTTTTAGTACTTTGGTAAAATTAAATGAACCTATtgttaaactaaataaataaataaatagatgaaTAAAAGCTCGTTTATTTCGCaaaaacattttctaaaatttgtgttgatgttaattgtAACAGGATGATATACTGTTGTCACGAACaattttgtgcattttttaaaaacaatgagCAACAcgaattatttttgttattttcacaAATACATCATCTCTAACTAttatttcatcttttcttcTTAGTTTTCTTCTAAAGTCTCACGCACATACAACTATGAAGTCTCATATTCTAACTCGGATTAATGTGTCAAGTTTAATATATTGATATTATCAGTTAAGTTTTACGCGTCTAAAATCTTCTTATTATCTGGAGAAAAGAAGGAGTGTGGGTGGCGCTGTTAATTACTCAGGTAGCGCTAGTTTTAATGTTatgattgatgataattgttttATCGACTTACCGCTCAAGGGGCGGAGGTTCTCTTGGTATCGAGGGGATGGGAGGTCGATGAGTCGAATTGATAGGTTTTTGTTGTCAGAAAGTTGGTGTGTGGTGTGGCCTAATTGTATTCAGATGGCTTTGTCGCGAGGATTGTCAGATCATTGTCCTATTCAGCTGTGTATTGATATTGCTAATTGGGGACCTAAACCGGTGCGTATGTTAAAATGTTGGGAGAATTTCACATACTATAATTCTTTTGTCCGCGAAATTTGGAGTTCCTATCATTTGGAAGGTTGGGGTGGTTatgttttgagagaaaaattaaaGCTCATCAAACTCGCCTTAAAGGAGTGGCACAGACGTCATTCTCAGAATTTACCGGCTAGAATTACCTTGTTGAAGGATCGCATTGAGGCTTTTGAGGTGAAGGCCGAGACTTCAGCTTTGTTGGAGGAGGAGATCGAAGATATGCATAGGTTTTCAGAGGAGTTATTTTCGTTATCTCGGATTAATTCAAGTATTTGTTGGCAACAGTCGCGGTTACAATGGTTACGTGAAGGAGATGCAAACTCTAAGTTCTTTCACAACGTAATGTCTAATAGAAGTCGTCGGAATGCTATTCCTTTTATTCTGGTGGATGGTGTATTATTTGACGGGGTAGAGAATGTTCGGGCAACTGTGTATAATCATTTTTCTTCTCACTTTCAAGCTCGGTGTGTCAATCGGCCTAGTATGGATGGCTTGCATTTTCGTTCTTGAAATATTCGTGAAGGGGTAGATTTGATCAAACCTTTTTCTTTGGAGGAGGTCAAGAAAGCAGTGTGGGATTGTGATAGCTTTAAAAGTCCGGGTCCTGACGGAATTTCTTTTGGGTTTGTAAAGGAGTTTTTGGATGTGTTGAAATGTGATGTGATGCGGTTTTTGGTGGAATTTCATAGAAACAGTAAATTGGCAAAAGGAATAAATAGTACGTTTATTGCTCTTATTCCAAAGGTTGATAGTCCTCAAGGTCTCAATGATTTTCGGCCTATTTCGTTGGTTAATtgcatgtataaaaaaatttcaaatattctTGCAAATAGACTTTGTTCCGTAATTGGCTCTGTTATTTCTGATGTTCAGTCGGCTTTTATTAAAGGTCGTCAGATTCTTGATGGGATTTTGGTGGCGAATGAGGTTGTAGATGATGCTCGTAAACGGAAAAAGGATTTATTACTCTTTAAGGTTGATTTTGAGAAAGCTTATGATTCTGTCGATTAGAATTACTTGGAAGAAGTCATGGTGAAAATGGGTTTTCCAACTCTTTGGCGAAAGTGGATTAAGAAATGTGTTGGGACGGCTACAGCATCGGTGTTAGTAAATGGGTCTCCCACATATGAGTTCTCCTTACATAGGGGTTTGAGGCAAGGGGATCCTCTTTCGCCCTTTTTGTTTCTTCTGGCGGCGGAAGGGTTTCATGTGCTTATGGAGGCTCTGgttgtaaataatttatttaatggtTATAAGGTGGGCAGCCATGAAATGGTGGGGGTGACGCATCTCCAATTTGCGGACGACACTATTATTTTATGTGATAAATCTTGGGCGAATATTAGAGCTTTGCGTGCTATCTTATTACTATTTCAAGAACTCTCTGGtcttaaggtgaatttctctaagaGTCTTTTTGTGGGGGTTAATGTTCATGGTTCATGGTTAGCGGAAGCGGCAACGGTGTTGAATTGCAACGCTGGTTCCATACCCTTTTTGTATCTTGGTTTGCCTATTGGAGGGAATGCTAGTCGGATGGTGTTTTGGAAGCCTCTCATTAACCGTATTAATTCTAGATTGTCGAGTTGGAAGTCGAAACACTTGTCTTTGGGTGGTCGCTTGGTTTTACTCAAGTCTGTCCTATCGTCTCTGCCTGTTTatgctctttctttttttaaggctCCGTCAGGTATTGTCTcctctattgaatctattttgaataatttttttttttggggggggggggggggggggagtgcAGACCATAGGAAAATTATATGGGTTGATTGGAATTCTGTTTGTCGGAGTCAGGAGGTTGGTGGTTTGGAGGTAAGGAgaataaaagaatttaatttagctttattagggaagtggtgttggagggTGTTGACGGAGAGAGATAGTTTGTGGTTTAGGGTGTTAGCGGTGCGGAACAGGGTTGAGGGCGGTCATTTGTGTAGTGGAGGGCGCAATGAGTCAATGTGGTGGCGGAATATAGTGGCTTTGCATTCAGAGGGTTGGTTTCAGAATCATGTGAGTCGTAGTTTGGGTGATGGTTCCAGTGTTTTGTTTTGGACGGATGTTTAGGTGGGAGAGTTGTCGCTTCGGGATAGGTTTAGTAGGCTGTATGATTTGTCGGTTTTGAAGGGGGGAGTCGGTCGCTACGATGAGAGCGTTAGGTTGGGAGGAGGAGGGTGAGGCTTGGAGGTGGAGGAGAAGGTTGTGGGCTTGGGAGGAAGAGTTGGTAGAGGAGCTTAGGCTTTTACTTCAAAATGTTTCTTTTCAGGTTCACAGAAAGGATGGTTGGAAGTGGAGTGCGGATTCTACGTCTTGTTATACAGTTCAAAGTGCAATCAAAACTCTCATCGCGCAGGTTCATATTGATCATTCAGTGATGTCGACTTCTTTGTGGCATAAGGATGTCCCCTTGAAGGTGGTGCTTTTTGTGTGGCGTCTATTTCGTGATCGGTTGTCGACTAAGGACAATTTACATAGGCGTCATGCTTTAGGCGTTGATGCTCAATTTTGTGTTGGTGGGATGTGGATCTGTTGAACCAtctaatcatttatttttacattgtaatatttttggatcggttttgaaTTACATTTTCCAATGGATTGGAATAGCTACGGTGATGCCTTAAGATGTAACATGTCATTTTAAGCAGTTCACTCTTTTAGGCGTTGTCTCTAAGTCGAGGCAATCTATTCTTCAGGTGATATGGTTTGCGACTTTGTGggaaatttggaaggaaaggaataaTAGAATTTTTAATTCTAAGGATAGCTCTATTATGCAGGTGGTGGATAGGATTAAGTTGTTAACATTCAAGTGGTTGAAGGTGAAGTATGCTACCCTTCCCTTTAACtatcatggttggtggcttagCTCATTCACTATTCTAGGCATAGGGTAATGGTTGTGTTGTAACGGGCGCTGTTATGTGGTGTTGGTTTTTTCTCTTGTCTGTACTTTAATTTTGTATTGACTTTGAGGTTTTTATTccttggcacaccttgtgctaggaagACCTTAGTtgtggtaatataattcattttagtttcttaaaaaaaaaaaaaaagttatacgtATTTTCCCCTCAAAAAGATGaagttgtattttaaaaaaaaaaaaaaaatagaaaatattttttacaaaactaacgggctaaaattttcaattccaaATTCCTTTTTTCAAGCAACTAGGATTGGTGAGTGAAGGGTTTGGATAGTATACATGAGGTCTTAGATTCAAAGCTAATTGCTtccattttataataaaaattcacctttattcaaaaaataataaaaattcaccttttttattttcaaaaaagaaattaaagtctGACAttactttctctttttattCACTCTTCTAATTTTCTTTGACAAGTTTAGCATCAAATTTGGTATGGAGTTTGTAACCAAaacattattgattttgaattgataaaaatttaacatgaataattttaaggtggcatttcacatgggaaaggttaatcatTTCCCACCATGAGAAAgttgattcaatgattagattaagtgaagaacatattcttatcatgctctctcaacactagatttttcttcacactatcttccaacaatttaaaaattttgaaaattaattttcagaaattaaaaaaatcgaaaaaaattcagataattttttttaaaattctgtaattcatttattgaatgttagaatttttttttttgaaaaaatgaaaaaaaaattccagaattttattttcttagaaaaataaaaaactttaatttcaaaatattttttttaggatttttattatgaaattaaaaaatatattctttttagaaaaataaaaacttatcttagtttccaaaattttatttttattgaaataaaaaaaaattctaacattcaataaatgaattacagaatttaaaaaaaaattatctgaatttttttatatttttttgatttttttaatttctgaaaattaattttcagaatttttaaattgttggtagttagtgtgaagaaaaatctagtgttgagagaacatgttaagaatatgttcttcacttaatccaacttttccatggtgggaaatgattaacctttcccatgtgaacacacacctAATTTCAATTCGAACTCAAATTTCAGAAATACAACTTTATATGGTTTCGCTGTTTTTGATGAATCGTTGGGAATTCCGTAGAGCCAAGATAGACCAATTTTCAAAGTTATGATGGTGAGAAAGGACAAGAAAGCCGTGACATCTAGTTTGAGAGAGACGGGTGTGGAGAGTTTTATAGAAATGCTAAAGagtatttaaaactaaaataattaaatattgtcTTAGAGGAATCAAGCATGAAGAATGCGGTATAATTAGGGGTGGGTATGGTTCGGTTAATCTAAAAAATCGAACCGAAccgaaattttgaaatggtttgaaaaaactaaaccaaaccGTTTTAAGTATGGAGCTAACCAAAGTTATGGTTCAGTTAACCGTTTTCTTATCTATGAatcgaaccgaaccaaaaccaatattttgaaccgaaatgtattttttttatccttttgtgaatatttaattgtgttttttatccaaaatgcaaaatatttttttatttacttttttttaagaatataatttttttattaatattattattacacaAACACagtaaaataataagtttaaggcaaaatatattaagaaataagaattacagtatgaaaattattatcgattattttataaagatatgaagtaataataatatagattaaattaatgtaatatataagattaaacacggtaaaaaaatatgtattaatatttactttCGCGGTTCGATTTAGTTTGCTTCGGATTTGAAAAAATGATCCGATCCAATCCAAgtcaaaaaaatcaacataagaGCACATAAATCACAAGAGCACGTCTTTtggtaaatttcaaaaaatgcaataaaagtaTATCTTTTGTACAATTGACATCAACATAAGAGCACATAAATCATAAGAGTTTAATCCTTAAGTAACAATAAAATCAACTTCAGTTTGAAGTATAAAGATGCACAATAATTCCTTAGTTACTCTCAATAGATCATACTTGCATAAGTTAATAGAGTCAACATCCTTCCAAAGAAAACTATTACAAtggcaaaacaaaataaagctaAATGTTTATAATAGCAGACATCTTCTCTCAACAAGTAGCTAATAACTTCAACTTTGAAGTCCAAATTGATCTCTGActttatgaattatgtttgatcaTTCATATGGTATTGGCCCTGCAAAACAAAAAGACATGAATTGAAGTGAATTGGCTTAGAAAGGGATTCAAGACATTTGACAGTAACTAATACTATACATTTGCATTCAGATTAAACAATTATGTGCCAGATAAATGAGTCTCTATATCCTGAATTGTAATTGAACACAGACTAATCAACCTATGGTTTTAAAATTACATGAGTTTCTTTTCTATCAACTAGGATAATCTCATTGTTAGTCATGGCAAACTAACCATTGCTGAAACAATTCAATAGTTGTGAACATGAAAATCTTGTTAGCTGCCTCTGTGAAGTGAAAAAATTCAAGTGAAAAAATCTCTACTGGAACAATTCAATGATCCTCCCACTTCAAGTGATCACTTTCTATAACATGTCATATCTAACCATTGCTATAACATGCCATATGGAAAATTGCTGCACCAAGTTTGTCAATTCTCTTAAATCCATCCAAATCTGACAAGTTCTTGGAAATTGCCAATAACTCAACagaaaaaaattgtacatgTGAACATGAAAACTGTGTAAGCCAAATTCACTTTCTCTTTGTAAGCAAGATAATCAACAACTTTCTAAATTCTTCATTTTCCACAGATCGGAATGGGAGCTCGGCACACACAAAAGTTCTCACTAATTGCGGTCCGCATGCCTCTTGATCAAATTTGGAATAGCTTGGAGAAGAAACAACTTGACCCTTTTTAACGatttttctccttttccttGATTGGGTCCCTTGGGTGTCATCAGAGTTATACTTAGCGCATCTTCCTAGATGATTCCACATACCACTTGTCCCACTAATCACAATGAGCTGAGGGCAATAATTGCATTTAgcctttttctttccattttcccCTATGTCAGGTACCTCTTTGAAATGTTCCCACACACTAGACCGCTTGTTAATAGTGTTACCAGTAGATTGAACATCATGTTCAGCATTAGATTCAAATTCATTTGATAGTTCATTCAACGCATTGAGGTTTGTATCTTGTGGCACTGTGAAGTCTAAGATATTATCTGACATCTGTGCAACAAGAAAATGGAATAGATCAGAATGTGACATAAATAATGAAGAATCGCAACAACAGTGCAGTAGTAACAGTAACAAAATGCAGAAAATACGCTGCAACAGAATGTGACAGAAATAATGAAGAAACGGATAAACAGATGCagcaatgcaataaaaaatttatgcacATAAGACAAAGAACTTAGTAATATCCTTTAGTTTTTAAACACCAGCTTAATATATCAAGATAATAGTGAGAGTAAGACTACAAGTACTCATCACTTTGCACAATGATACTAAGACAAGATTGACAAAGAAATCCATATAAGTTATCTTAGTAATGTAAACAAGCTAAGAAGCCAAGCCATCACACAAAATATTCACACAATCTATTATTATAAACTGACAAGGATCT containing:
- the LOC112416675 gene encoding uncharacterized protein; the encoded protein is MALSRGLSDHCPIQLCIDIANWGPKPVRMLKCWENFTYYNSFVREIWSSYHLEGWGGYVLREKLKLIKLALKEWHRRHSQNLPARITLLKDRIEAFEVKAETSALLEEEIEDMHRFSEELFSLSRINSSICWQQSRLQWLREGDANSKFFHNVMSNRSRRNAIPFILVDGVLFDGVENVRATVYNHFSSHFQARCVNRPRVDLIKPFSLEEVKKAVWDCDSFKSPGPDGISFGFVKEFLDVLKCDVMRFLVEFHRNSKLAKGINSTFIALIPKVDSPQGLNDFRPISLSAFIKGRQILDGILVANEVVDDARKRKKDLLLFKVDFEKAYDSVD